The following are from one region of the Geoalkalibacter subterraneus genome:
- a CDS encoding serine/threonine protein kinase: MSASDHPFHRLTPAFVMDAVESRGYRCDCRTLALNSYENRVYQVGIEEGQPLIAKFYRPGRWSDAQIIEEHEFSRELAEHDLPVVAPLADAKDNTLSHFDGFRFTLYPRKGGHAPEFDNLDNLLIMGRLLGRMHRIGALRPFEHRPQLTSADFGHAAANWIAKHFIPDEYRDNYRALTRDLLQGIDQLMAEGAPRLIRTHGDCHAGNVLWRDEAPHLVDLDDARMAPAVQDIWMMLSGDRPRQLAQLSEIIEGYNEFHSFNPTELRLIEALRSLRIIHHSAWLAHRWKDPAFPTAFPWFNTPRFWDEHILELREQIAALREPPLQLI, translated from the coding sequence ATGTCTGCCTCGGACCATCCGTTTCATCGCCTGACACCCGCCTTCGTCATGGATGCCGTTGAAAGCCGCGGCTACCGCTGCGACTGCCGCACGCTGGCCCTGAACAGCTATGAGAACCGGGTCTACCAGGTAGGGATCGAGGAGGGGCAGCCGCTGATCGCCAAATTCTATCGTCCGGGCCGCTGGAGCGATGCGCAGATCATCGAGGAGCACGAATTTTCCAGGGAGTTGGCCGAGCATGATCTGCCGGTGGTGGCGCCGCTGGCTGACGCGAAGGACAACACCCTGTCGCACTTCGACGGCTTTCGTTTCACCCTCTATCCGCGAAAGGGCGGACATGCACCGGAGTTCGACAATCTCGACAACCTGCTGATCATGGGACGCCTGCTGGGACGCATGCACCGCATCGGCGCCCTGCGTCCCTTTGAACACCGCCCTCAACTCACCTCAGCGGATTTTGGACATGCCGCGGCGAACTGGATTGCCAAGCACTTCATTCCCGACGAATATCGCGACAATTATCGCGCCCTGACCCGCGACCTGCTGCAGGGGATCGACCAACTCATGGCGGAGGGCGCCCCCCGTCTCATTCGCACCCACGGCGACTGTCATGCCGGCAACGTGCTGTGGCGCGACGAGGCGCCGCACCTGGTCGACCTTGATGACGCGCGCATGGCGCCTGCCGTGCAGGATATCTGGATGATGCTCTCAGGCGACCGCCCCCGCCAGCTGGCCCAGTTGAGCGAGATCATTGAAGGCTACAACGAATTTCACTCATTCAACCCGACTGAACTGCGCCTGATCGAGGCGCTGCGCTCCCTGCGCATTATCCATCACAGTGCGTGGCTGGCCCATCGCTGGAAAGACCCCGCCTTCCCCACGGCCTTTCCCTGGTTCAACACGCCGCGCTTCTGGGACGAGCATATTCTTGAACTGCGCGAACAGATCGCAGCTCTTCGCGAACCGCCCCTGCAGCTCATCTGA
- a CDS encoding tetratricopeptide repeat protein, producing the protein MVYSCDRKQPEHVAEDPAPSSEQASQYQPLDPQLVELSTHALPYWRTLREKKPVLVLMSFDPFLQPIPGQLRSRAKELVLTGSNDDIDLHGSYPRPDPVIMPTQALSAALEAELFSRVYWIFPSKVDPSELNVGTFRKQMVDADFMTEQEAERFFLENGRYVGRLRGTPFEAVHPDQFPYFEGPMVLHIDLSFFRGLYENEIKTPLYDLIHQNATRVLDSGWQPLALTLSYSTLHGAISLDTRFVLSNLAQVLRDSSLLTGDMPEPWRLRAEALYAADMYTESKSLELYREAAHLAPEDPAVIYDLFQSHLLARETDKALTALGQAVARDPGYGAAYLSLAEMALNDGNLEMALRLLEKGAQVFPANPFLDIQRADLLLAAGRPGEALALLNPLLEKQWSPTYHPDIPDFLVEMRHAALNFDAAANEPDDEADN; encoded by the coding sequence ATGGTCTATTCGTGCGATCGAAAACAGCCTGAGCATGTCGCTGAAGACCCTGCACCTTCTTCGGAACAAGCTTCTCAGTATCAACCGCTGGATCCTCAGTTGGTCGAGCTTTCCACCCACGCCCTGCCGTACTGGCGCACCCTCCGCGAGAAAAAACCGGTGCTGGTGCTCATGAGTTTTGACCCCTTTCTTCAGCCGATTCCTGGCCAGTTGCGGAGCCGTGCAAAAGAACTGGTCCTGACCGGCAGCAATGATGACATCGACCTTCATGGCAGCTATCCCCGACCCGATCCGGTCATTATGCCGACCCAGGCGTTAAGTGCCGCGCTGGAAGCCGAGCTGTTCTCCAGGGTCTACTGGATTTTTCCCTCAAAAGTTGACCCGTCTGAACTAAATGTCGGCACGTTCCGCAAACAGATGGTTGATGCAGATTTCATGACCGAACAGGAAGCAGAGCGATTTTTTCTGGAAAACGGCCGTTACGTCGGCCGCCTGCGAGGCACCCCCTTTGAGGCTGTTCACCCCGATCAGTTTCCGTATTTTGAAGGCCCGATGGTTCTGCATATTGACCTGAGCTTTTTCCGCGGTCTGTACGAAAACGAGATCAAAACCCCGCTTTACGACCTGATCCATCAGAACGCCACGCGGGTCCTCGATAGCGGGTGGCAGCCCCTGGCGCTGACCCTCTCCTACTCCACCCTGCACGGCGCCATCTCCCTGGATACTCGTTTTGTCCTCTCCAACCTGGCGCAGGTTCTGCGCGACTCCTCGCTGCTCACCGGCGACATGCCCGAGCCCTGGCGCCTGCGCGCCGAGGCGCTGTACGCCGCCGATATGTACACCGAGTCAAAGTCCCTTGAACTCTACCGAGAGGCTGCACATCTGGCCCCCGAGGACCCAGCCGTCATCTACGACCTCTTCCAGAGCCACCTGCTGGCCCGCGAAACCGACAAGGCCCTCACTGCCCTCGGCCAGGCGGTCGCCCGGGACCCAGGCTACGGCGCCGCCTACCTGAGCCTGGCGGAGATGGCCTTAAACGACGGCAACCTGGAGATGGCCCTGAGACTTCTCGAAAAAGGGGCGCAGGTTTTCCCAGCCAACCCCTTCCTCGATATACAGCGCGCCGATCTGCTTCTGGCGGCTGGGCGCCCCGGCGAGGCGCTTGCGCTGCTGAATCCGCTTTTGGAGAAACAATGGTCGCCTACGTATCATCCCGACATCCCTGATTTCCTTGTAGAGATGCGGCACGCCGCACTGAATTTCGACGCCGCTGCGAATGAGCCCGATGATGAAGCCGACAATTAG
- a CDS encoding bacteriohemerythrin: MPLIEWDENFSVNIDRIDREHRKLIGLINQLHEAMLEQKAQKAMTAIVTEMVDYAQTHFATEELYMEEFRYPDLDLHRVEHQKFIEKTDELRKRVSQGEFVLSLEVMRFLRDWLKGHILGTDKKYAPFLNENGIT; encoded by the coding sequence ATGCCGTTAATTGAGTGGGATGAGAATTTCAGTGTCAATATTGACCGCATCGACCGCGAGCATCGCAAGCTGATCGGGTTGATCAACCAGCTTCATGAGGCGATGCTTGAGCAGAAGGCGCAAAAGGCCATGACCGCCATTGTGACGGAAATGGTCGACTACGCCCAGACCCATTTTGCGACGGAAGAACTCTACATGGAAGAATTCCGTTATCCCGATCTGGATTTGCACCGGGTTGAACATCAGAAATTTATCGAAAAAACCGATGAACTGCGCAAGCGCGTCAGCCAGGGGGAGTTCGTGTTGTCCCTGGAGGTGATGCGTTTTCTGCGCGACTGGCTCAAAGGCCATATTCTCGGGACCGATAAAAAATATGCGCCTTTCCTGAATGAGAACGGGATTACCTGA
- a CDS encoding response regulator: protein MEKFYDCNLTESGIDDKNALQNGWEATRRGAFLAGMSHEIRTPLNSLLSMLQLLEQGEMAPEQHEAVHIALDSGRCLLEIVNDIMDLARIEMGEITLNEEPFDAAEILRSVSCLYLPVAEDKEIDLRIDAQTASHLCLGDAARLRQIFFNLFGHALRHTETGKIQVGLSQSPTGEETMQLHLLVSVSSPESVKESAAFSPTPCAPTSRAFQETGLGLPIAQRLIELMGGEIVLKVVGTSGSEARVALPFRRGAPLAGKESCQEKISPLQILLVEDDKVNQLATRRLLSNAGHKVVSAGDGEEALTALEQIRFDLILMDGAMPHLDGLETTRRIRASQRPYADIPIIALTAHALQGDRERFLEAGMDGYLAKPLEFGEFNKTVARILQNQE from the coding sequence GTGGAAAAGTTTTACGATTGTAATCTCACGGAATCAGGAATCGATGACAAGAACGCCCTTCAGAACGGATGGGAGGCCACCCGTCGCGGCGCTTTTCTGGCCGGCATGAGTCACGAAATCCGCACCCCGCTCAACAGCCTGCTCAGCATGCTGCAGCTGCTCGAGCAGGGAGAGATGGCTCCGGAGCAGCATGAAGCCGTGCATATTGCCCTTGACTCAGGTCGCTGCCTGCTGGAAATCGTCAACGATATTATGGATCTGGCACGTATCGAGATGGGTGAAATCACTCTTAACGAGGAGCCTTTCGACGCGGCCGAGATTCTGCGCTCGGTTTCCTGCCTATATCTCCCCGTCGCCGAAGACAAGGAGATCGATTTGCGTATCGATGCGCAAACGGCCTCCCATCTCTGTCTGGGAGACGCCGCCCGCCTGCGCCAGATTTTTTTCAACCTTTTCGGACATGCCCTGCGCCACACGGAAACCGGCAAAATTCAGGTCGGGCTATCACAAAGCCCAACCGGCGAGGAAACAATGCAGCTCCACCTTCTGGTTTCCGTTTCCTCCCCTGAATCCGTCAAAGAATCGGCGGCGTTTTCACCGACCCCATGCGCCCCTACAAGTCGTGCGTTTCAGGAAACCGGCCTGGGTCTGCCCATCGCGCAACGCCTGATCGAGTTGATGGGAGGGGAAATCGTGCTCAAGGTCGTGGGCACGAGTGGAAGCGAAGCAAGGGTGGCTCTACCCTTCAGACGAGGTGCCCCACTGGCAGGCAAAGAATCCTGCCAAGAGAAAATCTCGCCCCTGCAGATCCTGCTGGTGGAGGATGACAAGGTGAATCAACTGGCAACACGGCGCCTGCTGAGCAATGCAGGGCACAAGGTCGTCTCGGCGGGTGACGGGGAAGAAGCACTGACCGCACTGGAGCAGATCCGTTTCGACCTGATCCTCATGGACGGCGCCATGCCTCACCTCGACGGCCTGGAAACCACGCGCCGCATCCGCGCCTCGCAGCGCCCCTATGCAGACATTCCCATCATCGCCCTGACCGCTCATGCCCTGCAGGGGGATCGCGAGCGTTTTCTGGAAGCCGGGATGGATGGCTATCTGGCCAAACCGCTTGAGTTCGGTGAGTTCAACAAGACGGTGGCGCGCATTCTGCAAAATCAAGAATAG
- a CDS encoding GSU2403 family nucleotidyltransferase fold protein, translating into MTIFECEAVSLPPSVETAIARLAGCGFFEYGLIGGSWCFPFYDAVIGVKYNFRTLDLDFIVDDALQHRKKIIRDLEAELEEEGFIPTIDYETHLQKFHTADMEVEFLTQRKGNRNKTVLIRPFNITAQPLPFLNILFSEPLTLKITSLDGIVRVPSPRSMLLHKMIIAHRRTKESKKGKDLDQCKVLSLYCSRTEIQELLNQQKFSRNTWKSINATCELIGIDPPFAQEV; encoded by the coding sequence ATGACTATTTTTGAGTGCGAGGCTGTCTCTCTTCCTCCCTCCGTAGAAACAGCCATTGCCCGCCTGGCGGGATGCGGTTTCTTTGAATATGGCTTGATTGGTGGAAGCTGGTGTTTTCCTTTCTATGACGCCGTCATCGGAGTCAAATACAATTTTAGGACCCTGGACCTTGATTTCATAGTCGATGACGCTCTGCAGCACCGAAAAAAGATTATCAGGGATCTGGAAGCCGAATTAGAGGAGGAGGGGTTTATTCCCACGATTGACTACGAGACCCATCTGCAAAAATTTCATACAGCAGATATGGAAGTCGAGTTTCTGACCCAACGGAAAGGCAATCGAAACAAAACCGTTCTGATCCGGCCTTTCAATATCACCGCACAGCCGCTTCCCTTTTTAAATATTCTCTTCTCTGAACCATTAACACTGAAAATAACCTCTCTTGATGGCATTGTTCGGGTGCCGTCTCCACGCTCAATGCTCCTGCATAAGATGATCATTGCCCACAGGAGAACCAAGGAGTCGAAAAAGGGAAAAGACTTAGATCAGTGCAAAGTCCTTTCTTTATACTGCTCTCGAACCGAAATTCAAGAACTTCTAAATCAGCAAAAATTTAGCAGAAACACCTGGAAAAGCATTAACGCCACATGTGAATTAATTGGTATCGACCCGCCATTTGCTCAGGAGGTATGA
- a CDS encoding IS1380 family transposase — protein MKRFIIEKSEEEFYSSHSGLALVGLCLNRFTSLTKRLGQLGPLKKGAISHADVLRSYIGLLCLGKSDFEAISGFRQDRFFKESFGLKGVPSEPTLRQRLEAQAETFQTIANFCVTEFLQKSGALFSAVSTGHVPVDIDVFTQDNSGTKKQGVSRTYHGYDGFAPIAAYLALEGWLLEIEQREGSQHSQKNFIPFLGRVLHKALSLTAAPLLVRLDSGHDAWETRMELASHERVDYILKWNPRGHSKTLWHRRAFAEGKLSQPRPGKRIAIFSVRDTHSWKDETGQKHELSCRRVIRVTERTIDKKGQLLLEPDITLEGWWTSLNLSAEKIIALYQDHGTSEQFHSELKTDMDLERLPSGKFEVNSLVMTCAALAYNILRFIGQIGLLGEKTPVRHPAKRRRIKTVIQELMCLAARMIETGRRLYLRFSRHSGASFQAFAGLYQRLAYG, from the coding sequence ATGAAACGCTTTATCATCGAGAAATCCGAGGAGGAGTTCTACAGCTCCCACTCCGGGCTGGCCCTGGTGGGGCTGTGCCTCAACCGCTTCACCAGCCTGACCAAGCGCCTGGGACAGCTCGGCCCACTGAAAAAGGGAGCCATCTCGCACGCCGATGTGCTTCGCAGCTATATCGGCCTGCTTTGTCTCGGCAAGAGCGATTTCGAGGCCATCAGCGGATTTCGCCAGGACCGTTTTTTCAAAGAATCTTTCGGGCTTAAGGGCGTTCCTTCCGAACCGACTCTGCGCCAGCGCCTGGAGGCGCAAGCCGAAACCTTTCAAACGATCGCCAACTTTTGCGTCACCGAGTTCCTTCAAAAATCAGGGGCGTTATTCTCGGCCGTGTCCACCGGCCACGTTCCTGTGGATATAGACGTCTTCACCCAGGATAATTCCGGGACCAAGAAACAAGGCGTCTCGCGCACCTACCATGGGTATGACGGGTTTGCCCCAATTGCCGCCTATCTGGCCCTGGAGGGCTGGCTTCTGGAGATCGAGCAGCGCGAGGGCTCCCAGCACAGCCAGAAAAACTTCATTCCGTTTCTTGGCCGGGTGCTGCACAAGGCGCTCTCGTTGACCGCCGCCCCTTTGCTGGTGCGCCTCGATTCCGGCCACGATGCCTGGGAGACCCGCATGGAATTGGCCTCCCATGAGCGGGTGGACTACATCCTGAAATGGAACCCCCGCGGGCACAGCAAAACCCTCTGGCACCGGCGGGCCTTCGCCGAAGGAAAGCTCAGCCAGCCGCGCCCGGGAAAGCGCATTGCCATTTTCAGTGTCCGCGACACTCATAGCTGGAAAGACGAAACCGGGCAGAAACATGAGTTGAGCTGCCGCCGGGTCATCCGCGTTACCGAGCGCACCATCGATAAGAAGGGCCAGCTTTTGCTCGAGCCCGACATCACGCTGGAGGGCTGGTGGACCTCGCTGAATCTGTCCGCCGAGAAGATTATCGCTCTTTACCAGGATCACGGCACCAGTGAGCAGTTTCACAGCGAGCTCAAAACCGACATGGATCTTGAGCGACTGCCCTCGGGCAAATTTGAGGTCAACAGCTTGGTGATGACCTGTGCCGCACTGGCCTACAACATCCTGCGCTTCATCGGGCAGATCGGCTTGCTCGGCGAGAAAACGCCAGTGCGACACCCGGCCAAGCGCCGGCGCATCAAGACGGTCATCCAGGAACTGATGTGTCTGGCGGCACGCATGATCGAGACCGGCCGACGGTTGTATTTACGCTTCAGTCGCCATAGCGGCGCGTCTTTCCAAGCGTTCGCCGGCCTTTATCAACGATTGGCCTACGGATAG
- a CDS encoding FitA-like ribbon-helix-helix domain-containing protein → MGTMTLRGIDEKTAEALKDKAKREGSSVNAVTLRLLRESLGLEKRKRNVRYSDLDHLAGTWSAEEEAEFERNTSAFEKVDEELW, encoded by the coding sequence ATGGGTACGATGACTTTGCGGGGAATCGATGAGAAAACGGCCGAGGCGCTGAAGGATAAAGCAAAGAGGGAAGGAAGCAGCGTCAATGCCGTGACATTGCGGCTTCTGCGGGAATCCCTGGGCCTGGAAAAAAGAAAACGGAACGTTCGTTATAGCGACCTCGACCATCTCGCTGGAACCTGGAGTGCAGAGGAAGAGGCCGAATTCGAGCGTAACACTTCTGCATTTGAGAAAGTTGACGAGGAGCTCTGGTAA
- a CDS encoding cytochrome c biogenesis protein ResB: MVLRPTISSKIASFCTSPKVTLFLLLALAAVSVFGTLEGAAEQGRYDLYYQSLWYRLLLAALAVNLASCTLKTIRRNIRDRSRFMAAMDEGREVEADTVIERGRQALFPQLEAQGYRLSVSGDRCLAERGRPGRWGSTVVHCSCLLIMAGALASELGFVGTRFIYVGQEDSRILDWKTQSERELGFTVRLDDFRAQYYPIDLQITAYPPDSRDPLHTWTTREGERFDLAGSKLSAEVVSFDPFTQELHLKILRDEEVLGDYRAGVGEHTYHEGVDAGVVLYPTAFRDPILKQTYSHVTIVEDGRAVHQGEISINHPLVHRGVSIYQTAFERDKFGFWYVGFQFSRDPGKPLVWVGCVTLALGLLLAFAVPYRVFAIVSTRENCRLRAIKGFNGEAGRLAFEQLTARLKGQAP; this comes from the coding sequence TTGGTATTGCGCCCTACGATTTCAAGTAAAATCGCCTCATTCTGTACCTCCCCGAAGGTGACCCTGTTCCTGCTGCTGGCGTTGGCGGCGGTGTCTGTCTTCGGCACGCTGGAGGGGGCTGCGGAGCAGGGGCGCTACGACCTTTATTACCAGAGCCTCTGGTATCGGCTGCTGCTGGCCGCGTTGGCCGTCAATCTGGCGTCCTGTACCCTTAAGACCATTCGTCGCAACATTCGGGATCGCAGCCGCTTCATGGCGGCCATGGATGAAGGGCGTGAGGTCGAGGCCGATACGGTGATTGAGCGCGGGCGTCAGGCGCTGTTTCCCCAGTTGGAAGCTCAAGGTTACCGTTTGTCCGTATCGGGGGATCGCTGCCTGGCCGAGCGCGGCCGTCCGGGGCGCTGGGGGTCGACGGTGGTGCATTGCTCCTGCCTGCTGATCATGGCCGGCGCGCTGGCCTCGGAGCTGGGTTTTGTCGGCACCCGTTTTATTTACGTGGGGCAGGAGGATAGCCGGATTCTGGACTGGAAGACACAATCCGAGCGGGAGTTGGGATTTACCGTCCGGCTCGATGATTTCAGGGCGCAGTACTACCCCATTGACCTGCAAATTACCGCCTATCCGCCGGATTCGCGCGACCCCCTTCACACGTGGACTACACGGGAAGGTGAGCGTTTTGATCTTGCCGGATCAAAGTTGAGTGCAGAGGTCGTTTCCTTCGACCCCTTCACCCAGGAACTGCACCTGAAAATCCTGCGCGATGAAGAGGTGCTGGGGGATTACCGGGCCGGGGTGGGGGAACACACCTACCACGAGGGGGTCGATGCCGGGGTGGTGCTCTACCCGACGGCTTTCAGGGATCCCATCCTCAAGCAGACTTACAGCCATGTGACAATCGTGGAAGACGGCCGTGCCGTTCATCAGGGTGAGATCTCCATCAATCACCCCCTGGTGCACCGCGGAGTATCGATCTATCAGACGGCTTTCGAGCGGGACAAGTTCGGTTTCTGGTATGTCGGATTTCAGTTCTCCCGGGATCCCGGTAAACCCTTGGTCTGGGTCGGCTGCGTGACCCTGGCCCTGGGACTGCTGCTGGCGTTTGCTGTCCCTTACCGGGTTTTTGCCATTGTCAGTACGCGAGAAAACTGCCGGCTGCGTGCCATAAAAGGGTTCAACGGGGAGGCGGGACGGCTGGCTTTTGAGCAATTGACGGCCAGGCTGAAGGGGCAGGCGCCATAA